The Thermodesulfobacteriota bacterium genome segment ACCCCCTTCGTTATTATTTTATGTCTAATTTCTTCACCGCTCTTCTTATGAAATCCGGCCTGAGTCTATGGGCCGCTTTTACCTTTCAAGGTATGGTTCTAAGCACAGTCCTCTTGGCAACAATATATTTATTCACTTATCACGTTACCAAGAATAAATTTGCCGCTGCTCTTAGCCCTTTTCTTTTCTTCTTTAATGGTGGATTAGGGTCTATACATTTTTTTAAGGATTTGATTGCCTATAAGGGAAACATCATAGACTTTCTATTAAACATAAAGGATTACTCTAACATCGGAGACTTAGGTTACCGTTGGATAAATACTACAACCTCCCTTCTTGTTACTCAAAGGCCCTTCTTATTCGGTTTTCCAATGTCGATCATGGTTCTCACATTACTCTGGCAAGGAATAAAAGAGCCAAAGAAGAGTTACTTCCTGATGGCGGGTGTTATCGCAGGTATTCTCCCCCTTTTTCACACCCCCAGCTACCTTTCCTTAGGGATAATAAGCGCAGTTTTACTCCTTCTTTTTCCCTCCCGTAGATGGCTTTGGTTTTTTATTCCTGCGGGTTTTTTGGCACTTCCTCAGGCATATTATCTCATGCCAAAGGGAGAAACTGCGGGGCATTTCTTTAGTATTCATCTGGGATGGATGGCTAATGACGACAACGTCTTCCTGTTTTATCTAAAAAATGCAGGCCTCTTTATCCCGATTCTCTTAGGAACACTTATATTTAGTAGAAGCCTCTCGTTCTCTCAAAAGAAATTTGCTATTCCCTTCATAGTCATATTCTTGATTGCGAATCTCATACAATTTACTCCATGGGATTGGGATAATGTGAAGATATTGATATATTTCTACATTGGATCAATTCCTTTTGTAGCTTATGGATTAGCCCGTCTATGGAAAAGTACTTATAAGATAATTCCAATTCTCCTTGGCCTTACGCTTGTTTTTTCCGGAATTACAAGTGTCGTGAGCACTACCATGCATTCTTATTCGGAAAATAATAAAGAAGAAATAAATTTGGCCGAAACCATAAAGAAGATAACCGGGCCAGACGATGTATTTCTTACAGCGCCCATCCATAACCATCTCGTATTTCTTACGGGTCGGACCGCCCTTCACGGCTATGCAGGGCATCTATGGAGTTGGGGAATTGATGGTAGTAAAAGAATGGAAGATATAAGAAAAATGTATGAGGGATATAAGGGATATCAAGGCACAAAAAAACTTCTTGATAAATACGGAGTAAACTACGTAGTAATAGGACCCCCTGAGAAAAGGGAGATGAAGCCAAACCTGGAATTTTATAAGAACAACTTTCCGATTCTGCTTAAGTCTGAGAACTATTATGTGTTCAAAGTAAGAGACGGTCCATAAATCAAGACCGAATTTTCCGAGAGGACGAGGGTTCGTAACCTTTCAAAAAATAGAGAGGCCTTTGCTTTGTCTCATTGAAAATTCGACCAAGATATTCTCCAATGATACCTATGGTCAAGAGCTGAATACCTCCAAGGAATAGTACAGCTACCAGTAGCGAAGGATAACCTGCTACAGGGTTCCCATAGACCAGCTTCTGGTAAATAGTAATCGCACCATATATAAAAGAAATAAAAGCTGACACTAAACCAAAATAGGTAGCGATTTTAAGAGGTGTTACAGTAAATGAAGTAATGGCCTCTAAAGCAAGATACCAAAGATCCAAATAACCCCACTTTGTATTTCCGGCAAATCGAGGATCCGGCTGATATGGAACATCTTTTTGGGGATAGCCGATCCATGCAAATAAACCCTTCATATATCGGTGCTGCTCCCTAAGTTGTGTTAGAGAGTCAAGGGCACGACGGCTGAGTAAACGATAGTCGCCGGCGTTCATCGGTATATCTACACGCCCAAACGTCTTTACTAGGCGATAGAACGAATGAGTTATGAATTTTTTAACTACGGTTTCACCAAACCTATCAACATTGGTTGTGTAAACTACATCATAGCCATCGATCCAATGCTTCACCAATTCCGGAATAAGCTCAGGTGGGTGTTGCAAATCGGCATCAATTAGGACCACGGCGTCACCACTGGCATGGTCAAGACCCGCAGTCATTGCGGCCTCTTTACCAAAGTTCCTGCTCAAGTCCAGAATAGAAACCCTCTGATCGGACTGTTGCAAGTCATGCATAATCTTCAATGTATCATCAGTGCTACCATCATTGACGTATAGAATCTCAGCATCCATGGCCATACTATTTAAGACTTTTGAAATTCGTTCATGAAACTCAGGTAACACTTCTGCCTCATTATAGGCAGGAACAACAACTGATAGTAACCGATTTCCGGTTTTATCAACTTTTTTTTTGGACTGCATATCAGCGCTCTCTTTCATGATTGATATTACAAGACGCAATATATATTCAACAAATATTAAATTCTTACTTCCATCAGCAAGCCT includes the following:
- a CDS encoding glycosyltransferase family 2 protein, which translates into the protein MQSKKKVDKTGNRLLSVVVPAYNEAEVLPEFHERISKVLNSMAMDAEILYVNDGSTDDTLKIMHDLQQSDQRVSILDLSRNFGKEAAMTAGLDHASGDAVVLIDADLQHPPELIPELVKHWIDGYDVVYTTNVDRFGETVVKKFITHSFYRLVKTFGRVDIPMNAGDYRLLSRRALDSLTQLREQHRYMKGLFAWIGYPQKDVPYQPDPRFAGNTKWGYLDLWYLALEAITSFTVTPLKIATYFGLVSAFISFIYGAITIYQKLVYGNPVAGYPSLLVAVLFLGGIQLLTIGIIGEYLGRIFNETKQRPLYFLKGYEPSSSRKIRS
- a CDS encoding DUF2298 domain-containing protein; translation: MLLGVFIKPLTHRQMLSSSVFILISFLFGFSATLFLKEEFLLEERIFYGVLIGFIACTWIGYIEALFFGLDLNTIIFTSAVLLIFTFIILFINYRLVSKQTVPPLKNFLKSEVIFQILILSCILFPVLYVLFGRVIIWKEDGIYTGLIYNFGDLPYHWSMLNSFLYGENLPPEIPFYSGYPLRYYFMSNFFTALLMKSGLSLWAAFTFQGMVLSTVLLATIYLFTYHVTKNKFAAALSPFLFFFNGGLGSIHFFKDLIAYKGNIIDFLLNIKDYSNIGDLGYRWINTTTSLLVTQRPFLFGFPMSIMVLTLLWQGIKEPKKSYFLMAGVIAGILPLFHTPSYLSLGIISAVLLLLFPSRRWLWFFIPAGFLALPQAYYLMPKGETAGHFFSIHLGWMANDDNVFLFYLKNAGLFIPILLGTLIFSRSLSFSQKKFAIPFIVIFLIANLIQFTPWDWDNVKILIYFYIGSIPFVAYGLARLWKSTYKIIPILLGLTLVFSGITSVVSTTMHSYSENNKEEINLAETIKKITGPDDVFLTAPIHNHLVFLTGRTALHGYAGHLWSWGIDGSKRMEDIRKMYEGYKGYQGTKKLLDKYGVNYVVIGPPEKREMKPNLEFYKNNFPILLKSENYYVFKVRDGP